Proteins encoded by one window of Akkermansia muciniphila ATCC BAA-835:
- a CDS encoding SufB/SufD family protein: MNHLLNEEQFSAGFLPAWFEARRRHALEQAERLPEPSRRMESWRFGTPGNESLEHVEAALPVAPEALAPIIREHASMPEALRIVYANGLPVSLPEELPEGLSVMDMEDFVLQCPDTARKYLETETETLGSEKLSALTMALQHNGLVIMADREISLPLEILHFISGDNVAVFPSTLLIAETGSRLHILERHLSADHGRQFCGALQQYHLSSASSVKYALVQELNSRSRAVELSHIMADDSAEMEHLVSHPGAAWARQETVCILNGDGAGVRLLSANHLKENKELDQRTCQKHLYRGASSNLLYANVLDDEASSIFSGMILVAEGAHDTSAYQSNRNLILSPRAEANSIPGLEILADRVQCSHGSATSSISPEEIFYLLSRGIPEQTARRMIAQGFLKHVLDQFGDETIRTAVESIILP; the protein is encoded by the coding sequence ATGAACCACTTGCTTAACGAAGAACAATTTTCCGCAGGCTTTCTTCCCGCATGGTTTGAAGCCCGGCGCCGCCATGCCCTGGAACAGGCGGAACGGCTTCCGGAACCTTCCCGCCGCATGGAATCCTGGCGTTTCGGCACCCCCGGCAACGAATCCCTGGAACATGTTGAAGCAGCCCTTCCTGTGGCGCCGGAAGCCTTGGCCCCCATCATCAGGGAACATGCCTCCATGCCGGAGGCCCTCCGCATTGTTTACGCCAACGGGCTCCCCGTATCCCTTCCGGAAGAGCTTCCGGAAGGGCTTTCCGTCATGGATATGGAAGACTTTGTGCTCCAATGCCCGGACACCGCCCGGAAATATTTGGAAACAGAGACGGAAACGCTCGGTTCCGAAAAACTGTCGGCATTGACTATGGCTCTCCAGCACAACGGGCTGGTTATTATGGCGGACAGGGAAATCTCTCTCCCTCTGGAAATACTCCACTTCATTTCCGGAGATAACGTGGCCGTTTTTCCCTCTACGCTGCTCATTGCGGAAACCGGAAGCCGCCTGCACATTCTGGAACGCCACCTTAGCGCAGACCATGGCCGCCAATTCTGCGGAGCGCTCCAGCAATACCACCTTTCCTCCGCGTCATCTGTCAAATACGCGCTGGTTCAGGAACTTAACAGCCGTTCCCGTGCCGTGGAGCTTTCCCATATTATGGCGGATGATTCCGCGGAAATGGAACATCTCGTCAGCCATCCCGGCGCAGCCTGGGCCAGACAGGAGACGGTCTGCATCCTGAACGGAGACGGCGCAGGAGTCCGCCTGCTTTCCGCCAACCATCTGAAGGAAAACAAGGAGCTGGACCAGAGGACCTGCCAGAAGCACCTTTACCGCGGAGCCTCCAGCAACCTGCTTTATGCCAATGTGCTTGACGATGAAGCCAGCAGCATTTTCAGCGGCATGATCCTGGTGGCGGAAGGCGCGCATGACACCAGCGCCTATCAAAGCAACCGCAATCTCATTCTCAGCCCCAGAGCGGAAGCCAACTCCATTCCCGGCCTGGAAATCCTGGCGGACAGAGTGCAGTGTTCGCACGGTTCCGCCACTTCCTCCATTTCCCCGGAAGAAATTTTCTACCTGCTTTCACGGGGCATTCCGGAACAGACGGCGCGCAGAATGATTGCCCAGGGCTTTCTGAAACATGTCTTGGACCAATTCGGCGATGAAACCATACGTACCGCGGTAGAAAGCATCATCCTGCCCTGA
- a CDS encoding YfhO family protein, which produces MNCKKNRKIPLWWGIIIWAVLVLLFFAPAVFGGKVLAPVDCVECLFKPFATQPMEEVHNQYNVDGASQYLPYSWAMQQSWQSDGYMGWNPYTHNGTSLPENTMLSPGDWHHWLFGFLPFWTAWDAGILLQFFIAGLGMIILLKSRGIPIPYVLLGAVSFSFYSQFIMWIYDRWLGGIIWAPLIVWSLLEGRRKNKWVHLPSILFIVLGFRGGHLQACLFVFLLVLCVFLADWWKRADRWSWKVFLKSSSFYLISGFLAALLSLDVFVDTLPRMEGCKSLPFVWGLENIPFLATSVMPTLFGIPQTISISKVIGADLFDIKFGGGVVFVLAVLALFNRRAPLTAKFCFLVSLIVSCTPLSTFLYSRSTVVMAFGMSWLAGWQLFDLRRHPVLPIWRRLAWWGIGILCIWLAVSVAVQCFHEPLLLKLHSFIDGNITTSQQKYRHSWYLLRSERLLDQLMIWDWRNALLILLVSVGGWACSRLNISSRYPKWWAGLVVLCTFGEQIVFSSSWIAYSDKPESGYLYKEPEWMSEFRGHVGDGAVVIVNPHNDLDFLCTNHLSTYGIRLASGYETVQPRYLRPLSDGHYYPKDYAMAGISHLLCDAKAGRPSFDGWNLVQETEDFFLLENPLYRGRYFVRTQGEENHFSPVVPDWRTNNKIHVTVPPGTKELSVLESYSRGWSARTGKGEELPLSSTERYSILVSVPDSEQQTEILLQYHTPYREWYYSMMGGTALFLLVAALLQRRVNIRTEKEG; this is translated from the coding sequence ATGAATTGTAAAAAAAATAGAAAAATTCCCTTGTGGTGGGGGATAATAATTTGGGCAGTACTTGTACTGCTTTTTTTTGCTCCTGCCGTGTTTGGAGGAAAGGTTTTAGCCCCGGTGGATTGTGTGGAATGCCTGTTCAAACCATTCGCAACTCAGCCAATGGAGGAAGTCCATAACCAATATAACGTAGATGGGGCTTCTCAATATTTACCTTATAGCTGGGCGATGCAGCAGTCCTGGCAAAGTGATGGGTATATGGGATGGAACCCTTATACTCACAATGGGACTTCACTGCCGGAAAATACCATGTTAAGCCCGGGGGATTGGCATCATTGGTTATTTGGTTTTCTTCCTTTCTGGACGGCATGGGATGCGGGAATCTTGCTGCAGTTTTTTATCGCAGGGCTGGGGATGATCATTCTACTGAAATCCAGGGGAATTCCTATTCCGTACGTATTGCTGGGAGCTGTGAGTTTCAGTTTTTATTCCCAGTTTATTATGTGGATATATGACCGGTGGCTTGGTGGAATAATCTGGGCGCCGTTGATTGTCTGGTCCCTGTTGGAAGGGAGAAGGAAAAACAAATGGGTGCATCTTCCCTCTATTCTCTTTATTGTTCTCGGATTCAGAGGAGGCCATTTGCAAGCGTGTCTCTTTGTTTTTCTTTTGGTGCTGTGCGTGTTTCTTGCGGATTGGTGGAAACGGGCAGACCGCTGGTCCTGGAAAGTTTTTCTGAAATCATCATCTTTTTATTTGATCTCCGGATTTTTGGCGGCGTTGCTTTCCTTGGATGTTTTTGTGGACACCCTGCCGCGCATGGAAGGCTGTAAAAGCTTGCCGTTTGTCTGGGGGCTGGAAAATATTCCTTTTCTGGCCACATCTGTGATGCCGACGCTCTTCGGCATTCCTCAGACAATCAGTATTTCCAAAGTGATTGGCGCTGATTTATTCGATATCAAATTTGGTGGAGGAGTTGTTTTTGTGCTGGCTGTTCTGGCATTGTTTAACCGCCGGGCACCGTTGACCGCCAAGTTTTGTTTTCTTGTCAGTTTAATTGTTTCATGCACACCTCTTTCCACTTTCCTCTATTCACGTTCCACGGTTGTGATGGCTTTTGGAATGAGCTGGCTTGCCGGATGGCAGTTATTTGACCTTAGGCGGCATCCGGTTCTTCCTATCTGGCGCAGACTTGCATGGTGGGGAATTGGAATTTTGTGTATATGGCTTGCCGTATCGGTGGCAGTTCAGTGTTTCCATGAACCATTGCTGTTAAAATTGCATAGCTTTATTGACGGAAACATAACGACTTCTCAGCAAAAATACCGTCATTCCTGGTATTTGCTCAGAAGCGAGCGTCTCCTGGACCAGCTGATGATTTGGGATTGGCGCAATGCCTTATTGATTTTACTGGTCAGCGTAGGGGGCTGGGCCTGTTCCCGCCTGAATATATCCAGCCGTTATCCGAAGTGGTGGGCAGGACTTGTGGTATTATGTACCTTTGGGGAACAAATAGTGTTTTCTTCTTCATGGATTGCCTATTCCGACAAACCGGAAAGCGGCTATCTTTATAAAGAACCGGAATGGATGTCCGAGTTTCGCGGACATGTGGGGGATGGTGCCGTTGTTATCGTCAATCCTCATAATGACTTGGATTTTTTATGTACTAATCATTTATCCACATATGGAATAAGGCTGGCCTCAGGTTATGAAACGGTGCAGCCCAGATATCTGAGACCTTTGTCGGATGGACATTATTATCCGAAAGATTATGCCATGGCCGGCATTTCTCATTTGTTGTGTGATGCCAAAGCCGGAAGGCCGTCTTTTGACGGGTGGAATCTGGTTCAGGAAACGGAAGATTTCTTCTTGCTGGAAAATCCCTTGTACCGTGGACGCTATTTTGTCCGAACCCAGGGGGAAGAGAATCATTTTTCTCCTGTTGTTCCGGATTGGAGAACGAATAATAAGATCCATGTCACCGTGCCGCCAGGAACAAAGGAATTGTCTGTTCTTGAGAGCTATTCCAGGGGATGGAGCGCCCGCACCGGGAAGGGGGAAGAGCTTCCTTTATCCAGTACTGAGCGCTATTCTATTCTTGTTTCTGTTCCGGATTCGGAACAGCAGACGGAAATCCTCCTGCAGTACCATACGCCTTACCGTGAATGGTATTACAGCATGATGGGGGGAACTGCTCTGTTTCTGCTTGTGGCGGCTCTCTTGCAGCGGCGCGTTAATATCAGGACGGAAAAGGAGGGATAG
- a CDS encoding arylsulfatase, translating to MVTFYNITLSTAFSLLMLSVAEAARPNVVLINADDLGWAEVGCYGQKKIKTPNIDKLASEGQRWVYFYSGAPVCSPSRNVLMTGKHTGNCDVQDLKRVDAGENWRDLKGDWPIRTETYTLPEAMKKAGYATAVFGKWGIGDFGSTGAPDKHGVDRFYGYTDQKACHTYYPPYLWNDGKKEVLNTSLTAATIGHGSQPKGEVLADTYRAEQHSSDLIADKMLEFVKEKAHGKQPFFLYYAPLEPHVAMQPLQEWIDRYPREWDKSPYRGNRGYLPHPRPRAAYAGMISQMDHNVGRLLDTLKACGLDKNTIVIFTSDNGTTHDAGGVDHRFFNSVADLKGLKGQLYEGGIRVPGIIRWPGKIAPGKTITQPAFHADVMPTLCALTGADAGSPLGTDLSPVLLGKKSALHDRKPLVWAGGGYGGQVAVRFDSKKVIRRNLFPGKKPDNWEVYDIVKDPAEKNNIAAENRDLINRAIAILDREYQPAPGFQALRYKAPEQVAE from the coding sequence ATGGTCACATTTTACAATATCACTCTCTCTACCGCCTTTTCCCTGCTGATGCTGTCCGTGGCGGAAGCGGCACGGCCCAATGTGGTTCTCATCAATGCGGATGACCTTGGCTGGGCGGAAGTGGGCTGCTACGGCCAGAAAAAAATTAAAACCCCGAACATTGACAAGCTGGCCTCCGAAGGACAGCGATGGGTTTATTTCTATTCCGGAGCTCCGGTTTGTTCCCCTTCCCGCAATGTGCTGATGACGGGCAAGCATACGGGCAACTGCGACGTACAGGATTTGAAACGCGTGGACGCGGGCGAAAACTGGCGCGACCTCAAAGGAGACTGGCCCATCAGAACGGAAACCTACACTCTACCGGAAGCCATGAAAAAAGCCGGTTACGCCACAGCGGTGTTCGGTAAATGGGGTATTGGGGATTTCGGTTCCACCGGAGCGCCGGACAAACACGGCGTGGACAGGTTCTATGGCTACACGGACCAGAAAGCCTGCCACACCTACTATCCTCCATACCTCTGGAATGACGGAAAGAAGGAAGTTCTCAACACTTCCCTGACAGCCGCCACTATCGGACACGGTTCCCAGCCCAAAGGGGAAGTTCTGGCGGACACCTACCGCGCGGAACAACACAGTTCCGATCTTATTGCGGATAAAATGCTGGAATTTGTGAAGGAAAAGGCCCATGGCAAACAACCGTTTTTCCTGTATTACGCCCCGCTGGAACCCCATGTGGCCATGCAGCCTCTTCAGGAATGGATTGACCGCTATCCCCGCGAATGGGACAAATCCCCCTACCGCGGCAACCGGGGCTATCTGCCCCATCCCCGCCCCCGGGCCGCCTATGCAGGCATGATTTCCCAGATGGACCACAACGTAGGACGCCTGCTGGACACGCTGAAAGCCTGTGGCCTGGACAAAAATACCATCGTCATTTTTACCAGCGACAACGGCACCACGCATGATGCAGGGGGGGTGGACCACCGGTTCTTCAACTCCGTAGCCGATCTCAAAGGTTTGAAAGGGCAGCTTTATGAAGGCGGTATACGTGTCCCCGGCATTATCCGCTGGCCTGGGAAAATAGCCCCGGGAAAAACCATCACCCAGCCGGCCTTCCATGCGGACGTGATGCCTACACTGTGCGCTCTGACAGGAGCGGATGCAGGTTCTCCGCTGGGAACGGACCTCTCCCCTGTCCTTCTGGGCAAAAAATCCGCTCTGCATGACAGGAAGCCCCTGGTCTGGGCAGGGGGAGGCTACGGCGGCCAGGTAGCCGTGCGTTTCGACTCCAAGAAAGTCATCCGCCGCAACCTGTTTCCCGGTAAAAAACCGGACAACTGGGAAGTGTACGATATCGTGAAAGACCCCGCAGAGAAAAATAATATCGCCGCAGAAAACCGTGACCTTATCAACAGAGCCATCGCCATTCTGGACAGGGAATATCAACCCGCGCCCGGCTTCCAGGCCCTGCGTTACAAGGCCCCGGAACAGGTAGCCGAATAA
- the bioB gene encoding biotin synthase BioB, whose amino-acid sequence MSLTSSLLSRVLGGGSCSREELIALSREPLEELCQAANAIREHFCGNVFDLCTIINGRSGKCSENCKYCAQSAHYSTAVEEYPLLSDEALLAGARYNDARGILRYSIVTSGKRLTDEDVDRLCASYRHIAEHCGISLCASHGLISKKHCEQLKAAGVSRYHNNLETSRRNFPNVCTTHTYDDKLQTIKWALEAGLEVCSGGIMGLGETMEDRIDMYMDIAALGIKSMPVNFLTPIPGTPYADMTPLGEEEQLRIVALVRFIMPDGFVRIAAGRNTMKDHGRKIFMSGANAAISGDMLTTAGVTIREDLAMLAELGYEVRMK is encoded by the coding sequence ATGAGTTTGACATCATCCCTCCTTTCCAGGGTGCTCGGAGGCGGTTCCTGCTCCAGAGAAGAATTGATAGCCCTCAGCCGGGAACCGCTGGAAGAATTGTGCCAGGCGGCCAACGCCATCCGGGAACATTTTTGCGGGAATGTCTTCGACCTCTGCACCATCATCAACGGCCGCAGCGGCAAATGTTCGGAAAACTGCAAATACTGCGCCCAGTCCGCCCATTACTCCACGGCAGTGGAGGAATATCCCCTTTTAAGTGATGAAGCCCTCCTGGCGGGGGCCAGGTACAATGACGCACGTGGCATTCTGCGCTACTCCATCGTCACCTCCGGCAAGAGGCTGACGGATGAAGACGTGGACCGGCTCTGCGCCAGTTACCGGCACATCGCCGAACATTGCGGCATCTCCCTCTGCGCCTCCCACGGCCTTATTTCCAAGAAACACTGCGAGCAATTGAAAGCCGCAGGCGTTTCACGCTACCACAATAATCTGGAAACTTCCCGCCGCAATTTCCCTAATGTCTGCACCACCCATACGTACGACGACAAACTGCAAACCATCAAATGGGCTCTGGAAGCCGGGCTGGAAGTTTGCAGCGGCGGCATTATGGGGCTTGGAGAGACTATGGAAGACCGGATAGACATGTACATGGACATCGCGGCGCTGGGCATCAAATCCATGCCCGTCAACTTTCTGACCCCCATCCCCGGAACGCCGTACGCGGACATGACCCCCCTGGGAGAAGAAGAACAGCTGCGTATCGTGGCCCTGGTGCGGTTCATCATGCCGGACGGCTTCGTCCGCATCGCCGCCGGCAGGAATACCATGAAGGACCACGGCAGGAAAATCTTCATGTCCGGAGCGAATGCCGCCATCTCCGGAGATATGCTTACCACCGCCGGCGTCACCATCCGGGAAGACCTGGCCATGCTGGCGGAACTGGGATATGAAGTCCGCATGAAATAA
- the bioA gene encoding adenosylmethionine--8-amino-7-oxononanoate transaminase, which translates to MNHSDWSKKDLEYIWHPCSQMKDYETLPPIVVDHGKGVNLYDVDGKRYLDVVSSWWCNLLGHSHPKINRAIKEQLDSLEHVIFANFSHRPAITLCEELMKKIPRGLCKFNFSDNGSASIESAMKMSFQYHYQTGNRQKVRFMSLSDAYHGETLGALSAGGLDLYSELYKPLLLDIVRIPAPDCYRCPKGNKRGCCQAECIDAAQEAFARHGDECAALLVEPLLQGSAGMRMYPPAYLAKLRSLCDAYNVHLIADEIATGFGRTGSMFACDQAGVSPDIMCVSKGLTGGYMPMSITITTQKIYDAFYADYREGKAFMHSHTYSGNPLGCSTALAVLKVLDEEHIIPRAQEKAPLFRQMIVEALGDHPHVGEIRSLGLVNAIELVENRETKKSFPSEQRLGYRIYREALKQGLLLRPLGDVLYFNPPLVISPEEMEEAVSICASCIRKVLG; encoded by the coding sequence ATGAATCACTCCGACTGGTCAAAAAAAGATCTGGAATACATCTGGCATCCCTGTTCCCAGATGAAGGATTACGAAACGCTGCCTCCTATCGTGGTCGACCACGGAAAAGGCGTCAACCTGTATGATGTGGACGGGAAACGCTATCTGGATGTGGTCAGCTCCTGGTGGTGCAACCTGCTGGGCCATTCCCACCCCAAAATCAACCGTGCCATCAAGGAACAGCTTGATTCCCTGGAGCATGTCATCTTCGCCAACTTCTCACACAGGCCGGCTATCACTCTGTGTGAAGAACTGATGAAGAAAATTCCGCGGGGGCTCTGCAAATTCAATTTCTCGGATAACGGTTCGGCATCCATCGAATCCGCCATGAAAATGAGTTTCCAATACCACTACCAGACCGGAAACCGTCAGAAAGTACGTTTCATGTCCCTGAGCGACGCCTACCACGGAGAAACCCTGGGAGCCCTCTCCGCAGGAGGCCTGGACCTTTATTCGGAACTCTACAAACCTCTTCTGCTGGACATCGTGCGCATTCCCGCTCCGGATTGCTACCGCTGCCCCAAGGGGAACAAACGCGGCTGCTGCCAGGCGGAATGCATTGACGCGGCACAGGAGGCCTTTGCGCGCCATGGGGACGAATGCGCCGCCCTGCTGGTGGAACCCCTGCTCCAGGGCTCCGCAGGCATGCGGATGTATCCTCCCGCTTATCTGGCGAAACTGCGTTCCCTGTGCGACGCCTACAACGTGCACCTCATTGCAGATGAAATCGCCACCGGTTTTGGCCGCACGGGGAGCATGTTCGCCTGCGACCAGGCCGGCGTTTCCCCGGACATCATGTGCGTCTCCAAAGGGCTCACGGGCGGCTATATGCCCATGTCCATCACCATCACCACGCAGAAAATTTACGATGCCTTTTATGCGGACTACAGGGAAGGAAAAGCATTCATGCACAGCCATACCTATTCCGGCAATCCGCTGGGGTGCTCCACAGCTCTCGCCGTGCTGAAGGTCCTGGACGAGGAACACATTATTCCCCGGGCGCAGGAAAAAGCCCCTCTTTTCCGCCAGATGATCGTGGAGGCCCTGGGGGATCATCCCCACGTGGGGGAAATACGCAGCCTGGGCCTGGTGAACGCCATTGAACTGGTGGAGAACAGGGAAACCAAAAAAAGCTTTCCGTCCGAGCAGAGGCTGGGGTACCGGATTTACAGGGAAGCCCTTAAACAGGGACTTCTGCTTCGCCCCCTGGGCGACGTCCTGTATTTCAATCCCCCCCTCGTCATTTCTCCGGAGGAAATGGAGGAAGCCGTATCCATCTGCGCTTCCTGCATCCGCAAAGTGCTGGGATAA
- a CDS encoding YdeI/OmpD-associated family protein, which produces MEPVNLLKAKNRDELRQWLEQNHKTEKECWVVVKRGKPKGNNTFWYIDAVEEAMCFGWIDSTTKKLDNGITAQKLAPRRTVSLWSELNKERCRRMEKLGKMTEAGRSALPDMSSAGFIIDKEILKALQTDNEVWENFLKFPPLYQRVRIDTIQIKKKQPQLFQRRLQKLLENTKKGIMYGEWNDNGRLLDY; this is translated from the coding sequence ATGGAACCAGTCAATTTGTTGAAAGCTAAAAATCGTGATGAGTTAAGGCAATGGCTTGAACAGAATCATAAGACTGAAAAAGAATGCTGGGTTGTTGTAAAACGTGGTAAACCAAAAGGGAATAACACATTTTGGTATATTGACGCAGTAGAAGAAGCTATGTGTTTCGGCTGGATTGATAGTACAACAAAAAAACTCGATAATGGTATCACTGCACAAAAACTGGCTCCCCGCAGAACAGTTAGCTTATGGTCTGAACTAAATAAGGAACGCTGCCGCAGGATGGAAAAATTAGGAAAAATGACGGAAGCCGGACGTTCTGCTTTACCCGATATGTCATCAGCAGGTTTTATCATAGATAAAGAAATTCTAAAAGCATTACAAACTGATAACGAAGTGTGGGAAAATTTTCTTAAATTTCCACCTCTTTATCAGAGGGTACGCATAGATACTATACAGATAAAAAAGAAACAACCACAACTTTTTCAAAGAAGATTACAAAAGTTGCTTGAGAATACAAAAAAAGGAATAATGTACGGCGAATGGAATGATAATGGGCGATTATTAGACTATTAG
- a CDS encoding glycosyltransferase family 2 protein, with the protein MTDPQVQLSIVATVYCTGGYLAEFCSRSFAAALEAGYDPSCTEVVLVNDGCPRDGLEQALKEREKDGRVRVVDLSRNFGHHLAMYVACEEARGERVFLIDSDLEESPEWLVNFSREMDSTGADVVYGVQEKRKGGLFEAVSGELFYTLFNLLSDQQITRNMVTARLMSARFLREMLKFQDREPFFFGLCVSAGFRQVPCRVKKASSSPTTYTFRKKMALAVNSVVSYSARPLVYISYFGLAVTLVAMLYVAWVVVRQLLYNVAPPGWASSVASIWLVGGLILMSLGVIGIYISKIYKETKHRPAVVVARRYE; encoded by the coding sequence ATGACTGATCCACAGGTTCAATTGTCCATTGTGGCTACCGTGTATTGTACGGGCGGTTATCTGGCGGAGTTCTGTTCCCGCAGTTTCGCCGCTGCGCTTGAGGCGGGTTATGACCCCTCCTGCACGGAGGTGGTGCTGGTGAATGACGGCTGCCCAAGGGACGGTCTGGAACAGGCGTTGAAGGAGCGGGAGAAGGACGGCCGGGTGCGCGTGGTGGACTTATCCCGCAACTTCGGCCATCATCTGGCCATGTACGTGGCCTGCGAAGAAGCCCGGGGAGAGCGCGTATTCTTGATTGACAGTGATTTGGAGGAATCTCCCGAGTGGCTGGTTAATTTTTCCCGTGAGATGGATTCTACCGGGGCGGATGTGGTGTACGGGGTGCAGGAGAAGAGGAAGGGCGGCTTGTTTGAAGCCGTTTCCGGAGAATTGTTCTACACATTGTTTAATTTGCTTTCCGATCAGCAGATTACCAGGAATATGGTTACGGCGCGGCTGATGAGCGCGCGTTTTCTGCGGGAGATGCTGAAATTCCAGGACCGGGAGCCTTTTTTCTTTGGGCTGTGCGTTTCCGCCGGTTTCCGGCAGGTGCCGTGCAGGGTGAAGAAAGCATCCTCTTCTCCAACGACCTACACTTTCCGCAAAAAAATGGCGCTGGCGGTGAATTCCGTGGTTTCCTACAGCGCCAGGCCGTTGGTGTATATTTCATACTTTGGCCTGGCGGTCACCCTAGTAGCCATGCTGTATGTCGCCTGGGTGGTTGTGCGCCAGCTTCTGTATAATGTAGCCCCTCCCGGCTGGGCCTCTTCCGTGGCCTCCATCTGGCTGGTCGGAGGCTTGATTCTGATGAGCCTGGGCGTTATCGGCATTTACATTTCCAAGATTTATAAGGAAACCAAGCACAGGCCCGCCGTGGTGGTAGCGCGCCGGTATGAGTGA
- a CDS encoding GNAT family N-acetyltransferase, with the protein MMKICLVNVSDVDEAMRSRLRVWRNSEKITPFFLLDQVTEEQHRAWLERNVRGEDARACVIYADQVPLGLVYLPWFDRNTRCGEIGIYLYDRAFRELRPASAAYAGMMELAAGELGLERLYARILEDNAASVRFHERMGFARVPEKDEVCEKSGERKRVLMYVKAL; encoded by the coding sequence ATGATGAAAATTTGCCTGGTCAACGTGTCTGATGTGGATGAGGCCATGCGCAGCCGCCTGCGCGTGTGGCGCAATTCCGAAAAGATCACCCCGTTTTTTTTGTTGGACCAGGTAACGGAGGAGCAGCATCGGGCGTGGCTGGAAAGGAACGTCCGCGGGGAGGATGCCCGCGCCTGCGTGATTTATGCGGACCAGGTTCCGCTGGGTCTGGTTTACCTGCCCTGGTTTGACCGGAATACGCGTTGCGGAGAGATAGGCATTTATCTTTACGACAGGGCATTCAGGGAACTGCGCCCGGCTTCCGCCGCATATGCCGGGATGATGGAGCTGGCCGCAGGGGAGCTGGGTCTGGAACGGTTATATGCCCGGATTCTGGAGGACAATGCGGCTTCCGTGCGTTTTCATGAGCGCATGGGTTTTGCCCGTGTTCCGGAAAAGGACGAGGTGTGCGAGAAAAGCGGGGAAAGGAAGCGCGTTCTCATGTATGTAAAAGCGTTATGA